In one Nostoc sp. KVJ3 genomic region, the following are encoded:
- a CDS encoding filamentous hemagglutinin N-terminal domain-containing protein, whose protein sequence is MKSTKDFQIYWKDSLIWSLKVVALLGCFTALAELIIDIAFFEKPVFAQSKIIPDNSLGTESSVVVSFDSFGLPIDVINRGAIRQTNLFHSFQEFNVGQGRDVYFVNPSNNIQNILARVTGQNRSDIFGILGISNAAGVTSNPNLFLINPNGIVFGKNASLYVPASFVATTANGIQFRNQGVFSATNPEALPLLTINPSALLFNQINKNAAIQNNGSLIVPLARSLALVGGSINLDGGMLFAPDGKIDLGGLAEAGTVALGLNGNNLNLKFPENVTLADVSLTNQASLYVQGAGSGNIAINARNLEILGGSILAAGIGAGLEKPETLAGDITLNATGDIKVAGYRSAIGNFVLPGAKGNGGNITIDSGSFSLQDGALLSASIFGIGNAGNVTVRAKNAVSLANAAIFSTVAEGSMGNGGNIDISAASLSLTDGALLSASIFGIGNVGNVTVRAKNAVSLASAAIFNNVETKGVGNSGDINIKGSSLFFTGGTIVKASNSGQGNAGNILLEAQDNISANKSFILSNIGSPERQTAKGNVGNISLLARTVSLTDGAQLQAGFYSGGQGNAGLVSVKAQESISFTGANSGIFTNVESGAVGNGSDIQISAPLVFFTNGAAVTTSNAGQGNGGKITITSGSFLLNNAVITTSNIGQGNAGNIQVKAQDNISLNNNSLVESNIGSPQGQLVKGNVGDIDLSARTISLTDRAQLQAGFYPGGEGNAGLVSVKAQESISFIGTNSGIFTNVESGAVGNGGDIQISAPLVFFTNGAGVTTSNRGQGNGGKITLTAGSLFFNNGAGVIASNFGKGIGGTVNINVSDALTISGNSFINTKLGAGAIGRGGDINIQAGNIFIRDGVTISSSSLGEGIAGDINIKADTLGLNKSQITAQAASTDGGNINLNLARYLLLRNDSQISTNAGTEKLGGNGGNININSKFIVAIPNENSDISANAFTGTGGNIEINSQGIFGIEARTKPTEKSDITASSELGIAGVTNINTPDNSSIQNSFTELSQNAIDTNALIANSCISRGTKRQENSFTITGSGALPTNRPGVLVSTYPTGEVRGIKTISRPWKKGDPIIEPQGLYRLPNGQLILSRSCSAI, encoded by the coding sequence ATGAAATCAACCAAAGACTTTCAAATATACTGGAAAGATAGTTTGATTTGGTCTTTAAAGGTAGTGGCATTGCTCGGATGCTTCACTGCGTTAGCGGAGCTTATCATAGATATCGCATTTTTTGAAAAACCTGTCTTTGCTCAGAGTAAAATCATCCCCGACAATAGTCTTGGCACTGAAAGTTCTGTTGTTGTATCTTTTGATAGTTTTGGTTTACCAATTGATGTAATTAATCGTGGAGCAATTCGCCAAACCAACTTATTTCATAGCTTTCAAGAGTTTAATGTTGGCCAAGGTCGAGATGTTTATTTTGTCAACCCTAGCAACAATATCCAAAATATTCTAGCTCGCGTTACAGGTCAGAATCGCTCAGATATTTTTGGTATTCTTGGTATTTCCAATGCTGCTGGTGTTACATCCAATCCTAATTTATTTTTAATAAATCCCAATGGGATTGTATTTGGAAAAAATGCCAGTTTGTATGTACCAGCTTCCTTCGTGGCGACAACAGCAAACGGGATTCAGTTTAGGAATCAGGGGGTTTTTAGCGCGACAAATCCAGAAGCACTACCCTTATTAACTATTAATCCTTCGGCATTGTTATTTAATCAAATTAATAAAAATGCCGCAATTCAAAATAACGGTAGTTTAATAGTTCCTCTTGCTAGAAGCTTGGCTTTAGTCGGCGGTAGCATCAATCTAGATGGGGGAATGTTATTTGCTCCTGATGGGAAGATTGACTTAGGAGGGTTAGCAGAAGCAGGAACTGTAGCCCTGGGTTTAAATGGCAATAATCTTAACTTGAAGTTCCCTGAAAATGTGACCTTAGCGGATGTATCCCTTACTAATCAAGCGTCCCTATATGTGCAAGGTGCTGGTAGCGGTAATATTGCAATCAATGCTCGAAATTTAGAGATATTAGGCGGTAGTATCCTTGCTGCTGGTATTGGGGCGGGTTTAGAGAAACCTGAAACTCTTGCAGGAGATATTACCCTTAATGCTACGGGAGACATCAAAGTTGCAGGTTATAGAAGTGCAATTGGAAATTTTGTACTCCCAGGAGCAAAAGGCAATGGGGGTAACATTACTATAGATTCTGGTTCATTCTCATTACAAGATGGCGCTTTACTTTCTGCCTCAATTTTTGGAATTGGGAATGCAGGGAATGTGACAGTGCGTGCAAAAAATGCTGTTTCCCTTGCAAATGCTGCCATTTTCAGCACAGTGGCAGAGGGAAGTATGGGTAATGGTGGCAACATCGACATCAGTGCTGCTTCACTCTCACTTACTGATGGTGCTTTACTTTCTGCCTCAATTTTTGGAATTGGGAATGTAGGGAATGTAACAGTGCGTGCAAAAAATGCTGTTTCCCTTGCAAGTGCTGCCATCTTTAATAATGTGGAAACAAAAGGCGTAGGCAATAGTGGAGATATCAATATCAAAGGTAGTTCTCTATTCTTTACTGGTGGCACTATAGTTAAAGCCTCAAATTCTGGACAGGGGAATGCAGGTAACATACTGTTAGAGGCTCAAGATAATATCTCTGCCAATAAAAGTTTTATTCTCAGCAATATTGGCAGTCCTGAAAGACAGACGGCTAAGGGCAATGTTGGTAATATCTCACTCTTGGCGAGAACAGTTTCTTTAACTGATGGAGCCCAACTGCAAGCAGGTTTCTATTCCGGGGGTCAGGGAAATGCGGGACTCGTGTCTGTCAAAGCTCAAGAAAGCATTTCTTTTACAGGTGCAAACAGTGGGATATTCACCAATGTAGAATCAGGGGCGGTGGGCAATGGTAGCGATATTCAAATCTCTGCGCCATTGGTTTTTTTTACTAATGGCGCAGCAGTAACTACCAGCAATGCGGGACAGGGGAATGGTGGAAAAATCACTATTACATCTGGGTCATTCTTACTCAATAATGCTGTAATAACTACCAGCAATATCGGACAGGGAAATGCAGGTAATATACAAGTAAAAGCACAAGACAATATCTCCCTCAATAATAATAGTTTGGTTGAAAGCAATATTGGTAGTCCTCAAGGACAGCTAGTTAAGGGAAATGTTGGTGATATTGATCTCTCTGCGAGAACAATTTCCTTAACTGATAGGGCGCAACTGCAAGCGGGTTTCTATCCCGGAGGTGAGGGAAATGCGGGACTTGTATCTGTCAAAGCTCAGGAAAGCATTTCTTTTATAGGTACAAACAGTGGGATATTCACCAATGTAGAATCAGGGGCAGTGGGCAATGGTGGCGATATCCAAATCTCTGCGCCATTGGTTTTTTTCACCAATGGCGCTGGAGTAACTACTAGCAATAGAGGACAGGGGAATGGTGGAAAAATCACTCTTACGGCTGGGTCATTGTTTTTTAACAATGGGGCTGGAGTAATTGCCAGCAACTTTGGTAAAGGTATTGGCGGTACTGTAAATATTAATGTGAGTGATGCACTAACAATATCTGGGAATAGTTTTATAAATACCAAACTTGGTGCTGGTGCAATTGGACGTGGTGGGGATATTAATATTCAAGCGGGAAATATTTTTATAAGAGATGGTGTAACAATCAGTTCTAGTAGTTTAGGTGAAGGGATTGCAGGTGATATTAACATCAAAGCTGACACTTTAGGTCTCAATAAAAGTCAAATAACGGCTCAAGCAGCCTCAACTGATGGTGGTAATATCAACTTAAACCTTGCTCGATACTTGCTGCTACGCAATGATAGCCAAATTTCTACCAACGCCGGAACAGAAAAACTAGGTGGTAATGGCGGTAACATTAATATCAACTCAAAATTTATCGTTGCAATTCCTAACGAAAACAGCGATATCAGTGCTAATGCCTTTACAGGAACAGGTGGAAATATCGAAATCAACTCCCAAGGTATCTTCGGTATCGAAGCACGGACAAAACCAACAGAGAAAAGTGATATTACTGCAAGTTCAGAATTAGGAATTGCGGGTGTAACAAATATAAATACACCCGATAACAGTTCTATCCAAAACAGCTTTACCGAATTATCACAGAACGCCATCGATACCAACGCACTTATTGCCAATAGCTGCATTTCACGTGGCACTAAGCGACAAGAAAACTCTTTTACTATTACAGGTTCTGGTGCTTTGCCTACTAATCGTCCTGGGGTTTTGGTTTCTACCTACCCGACTGGGGAAGTGAGAGGTATCAAAACTATATCGCGTCCTTGGAAAAAAGGCGACCCAATTATTGAACCGCAAGGATTGTATCGATTACCCAATGGGCAATTGATCTTGAGTCGAAGTTGTTCAGCAATATAA
- a CDS encoding CHAT domain-containing protein, giving the protein MKAKNKYLKILTSLRWWMQMLLKVGNICKRLIYFSTQPQQKPNRHYRFIQVLFLTTVITYLLFGQVVSAQTPNVTALVEQGVKDYNAGNFQNAVKHWQDALNQYKNNPAATAVVNENLARAYQQIGENKAAIASLSAAISDYGAVANIQQVGRMKSELAQVYSNLGQPRKAIALLCGKMADKNQKIECTPESATQIATKYNDKRGQVAALGILGEAYRLIGYYDQAIKSLEIAQQLYPAYDFLVLNSLGNAYKSRAQLRELQADSANKAGIYSKENEFTQKSIEDYNQAHQYFQKSTKLASDQKESLAEMRGLLNLIQLGSQTNKSKIINHEEFNKTVNDALKILEILPDSATKVYGAIDLAYLQSDAKGTSTFTYCPTNLILPNADVLSLLQKSVLVSQNLQDNRLLSYSNGALGHFWECSPDNEKALKYTQAAIIAADNKLSAKDSLYLWEWQAGRILDRQEGKKEEAIASYQRAFDTLEDIRSDILTAERDVQFDFRDVVRPLYRRLAQSRLDLLEVGAKSTTGYVYADERQAKELSAVVKTIDALKLAELQNYFGNDCILSALNPKQVGELLKDNSVAFKNTGFLSSIILDGKTGMLLQLPNQPTKFRWIEDSNQRGERKIISSDTLQKKIAEFRTGLIKGKEEFSYDPTTAAQLYDWIIRPFADDIKPEKVKTLVFIQDGFLRSVPMAALYDRKQQKYLVETYAIATTPSLRLTTSKARDRRTEKALILGLTQKATIDGKTFDALFAVPDEVNAIKSIFPNHTDLMDRDFSPESFQKTLDKTTYPIVHIASHAQFGIIPEDTFIVTGKNQKLTISQLENSLRNLNSKSDSVELLTLTACETAVGDDRSTLGLAGVALQVGVKSAIASLWSVTDESTSELVKTFYTNYRNAGMSIAEALQTAQIRMINAKKLPPSEGINPSYDNPAYWAPMIAIGNWL; this is encoded by the coding sequence ATGAAAGCGAAAAATAAATATCTCAAAATATTAACCTCTTTGCGTTGGTGGATGCAGATGTTGCTGAAGGTGGGAAACATCTGTAAGAGACTAATTTATTTCTCTACTCAGCCACAACAAAAACCAAATCGGCATTACAGATTTATTCAAGTATTATTTTTGACAACTGTAATAACATATCTTTTGTTTGGACAAGTCGTATCTGCACAAACTCCAAATGTCACTGCATTAGTTGAACAAGGAGTTAAAGACTATAATGCCGGAAATTTTCAGAATGCGGTAAAACACTGGCAAGATGCATTAAATCAGTATAAAAATAATCCAGCAGCTACAGCGGTTGTAAATGAAAATTTGGCGCGTGCTTACCAACAAATAGGAGAAAATAAAGCAGCGATCGCATCGTTATCAGCAGCAATTAGTGACTATGGCGCTGTAGCAAATATCCAGCAAGTAGGACGCATGAAGTCAGAGCTAGCCCAAGTTTACAGCAATTTGGGACAACCCCGCAAAGCGATCGCACTTTTGTGTGGCAAAATGGCCGATAAAAATCAAAAGATAGAATGCACTCCCGAAAGTGCTACACAAATCGCCACAAAATACAACGATAAACGCGGTCAAGTTGCAGCCTTGGGAATTCTTGGTGAAGCATATCGCTTAATCGGCTATTACGACCAAGCAATTAAATCTTTGGAGATAGCACAACAACTTTATCCAGCCTATGACTTTTTGGTGTTAAATAGTTTGGGCAATGCTTACAAAAGTCGCGCTCAATTGCGAGAGTTACAAGCCGATTCTGCAAATAAAGCTGGCATTTATAGTAAAGAAAATGAATTTACTCAAAAGTCTATAGAAGACTATAATCAAGCTCACCAATATTTCCAGAAAAGTACAAAACTCGCCAGCGACCAAAAAGAATCTTTAGCAGAGATGCGAGGATTGTTAAATCTAATTCAGTTGGGTTCTCAGACAAATAAAAGCAAAATTATTAATCATGAGGAATTTAACAAAACCGTTAACGATGCTTTGAAGATTCTGGAAATTCTACCCGATTCAGCGACAAAAGTTTATGGAGCAATTGATTTAGCATACTTGCAGTCAGATGCTAAAGGAACTTCAACCTTTACTTACTGTCCAACTAACTTGATTTTACCAAATGCAGATGTATTAAGTTTGCTACAAAAATCAGTATTAGTGAGTCAAAATTTACAAGATAATCGTCTACTTTCTTATTCTAACGGTGCTTTGGGTCATTTCTGGGAATGTAGTCCAGATAATGAAAAAGCATTAAAATATACGCAAGCTGCTATCATCGCAGCAGATAACAAGTTGAGTGCAAAAGATAGTTTGTATTTGTGGGAGTGGCAAGCAGGACGCATTTTAGATCGACAAGAGGGAAAAAAAGAAGAAGCGATCGCATCCTATCAACGAGCATTTGATACCCTAGAAGATATTCGCAGCGATATTTTAACCGCCGAAAGGGATGTACAGTTTGACTTCCGCGATGTCGTGCGTCCATTGTACCGGAGATTGGCCCAGTCGCGTCTCGATTTGCTAGAAGTTGGTGCAAAGTCTACGACAGGCTACGTCTACGCAGATGAACGACAGGCGAAGGAATTATCAGCAGTAGTTAAAACTATCGATGCATTGAAATTAGCAGAATTACAAAATTATTTTGGCAATGATTGCATTTTAAGTGCCTTGAACCCTAAACAGGTGGGAGAACTCCTGAAGGATAATAGTGTCGCCTTTAAAAATACTGGGTTTTTGAGTTCCATAATTTTAGATGGCAAAACCGGGATGTTATTGCAGTTACCCAATCAACCAACTAAATTTAGGTGGATTGAAGACTCCAATCAACGAGGTGAAAGGAAAATAATTAGCAGTGATACCCTACAGAAAAAAATTGCCGAGTTTCGCACAGGACTAATTAAAGGAAAAGAAGAATTTAGCTACGATCCAACAACTGCGGCACAGCTTTATGATTGGATAATTCGCCCCTTTGCTGATGATATAAAACCGGAGAAAGTCAAAACCCTGGTATTTATTCAGGATGGGTTTTTACGTAGTGTCCCAATGGCAGCACTTTATGATAGGAAACAACAGAAATATTTAGTTGAAACCTATGCTATTGCTACAACCCCCAGCTTACGACTTACCACATCCAAAGCGCGCGATCGCAGGACAGAAAAGGCGTTAATTTTGGGTTTAACCCAAAAAGCCACAATCGACGGTAAGACTTTTGATGCGCTTTTTGCTGTTCCTGATGAGGTTAATGCAATTAAAAGTATATTTCCTAATCATACCGACCTGATGGATCGGGACTTTTCTCCTGAAAGTTTTCAGAAAACACTTGACAAAACCACATATCCTATTGTTCACATAGCTAGTCACGCTCAATTTGGGATTATTCCTGAAGACACCTTTATTGTCACAGGCAAAAACCAAAAACTTACCATTAGCCAATTAGAAAACTCACTGCGAAACCTCAACAGCAAATCGGATAGCGTCGAACTACTGACATTGACTGCATGCGAAACCGCAGTTGGCGACGATCGGTCTACACTAGGATTAGCAGGAGTTGCATTGCAAGTTGGGGTTAAAAGTGCGATCGCATCTTTGTGGAGTGTCACAGATGAGTCAACATCCGAATTAGTCAAAACCTTTTACACCAACTACCGCAACGCTGGCATGAGTATTGCAGAAGCATTGCAAACAGCCCAAATTAGAATGATTAATGCTAAAAAATTACCGCCATCTGAAGGGATAAACCCTAGTTATGACAATCCTGCGTATTGGGCACCAATGATTGCGATCGGTAATTGGCTTTGA
- a CDS encoding DUF3775 domain-containing protein produces MNFLLISKVYKIIELAELIYSPKSSDILFGKVNIPETFLDKLSNYLEDFEMTGRTSVRVLHKYVDDFSSEEKAQVIALIWLGQYLSCEQPSDLNDLIAQVLHLIPQNHTTSYIIEKNFLAKYLRSGLKKINNNHCNN; encoded by the coding sequence TAGTAAAGTATATAAAATCATTGAGCTTGCTGAATTAATCTATTCCCCAAAGTCATCAGATATACTGTTTGGGAAAGTAAATATACCAGAAACTTTTCTAGACAAATTGTCTAATTATTTAGAAGATTTTGAAATGACAGGAAGAACATCAGTCAGAGTACTACATAAATATGTAGACGATTTTTCTTCAGAAGAAAAAGCACAAGTTATAGCCCTTATCTGGCTTGGTCAATATTTATCCTGTGAACAACCATCAGACTTAAACGATTTAATTGCACAAGTACTACATCTCATTCCTCAAAACCATACAACTAGTTATATTATCGAAAAGAACTTCCTAGCTAAATATCTTCGCTCTGGGCTGAAAAAAATAAATAATAATCACTGCAACAATTAA